A genomic segment from Magnetococcales bacterium encodes:
- a CDS encoding FG-GAP repeat protein — MAIHASPNSTTSLAGSGEARPLPVANPHDGTIHVTPDGGQVYLPDASFLLTGEYTRSGADLIIENVAGERVVIEGYFAGKNHPLLKLANEATVTPDTVEALLLNPVAPYMVAGPTFWPGGEAESPVIGHVDRVVGRVFARDRNGESRLLQKGDSIHLGDVIDTGKESLLKLLLNDDTMFQLGENARGILTQYIFDPGSASGKFAATVLQGIFRYVSGKLAHLSKTGQHTVIKTPVATIGIRGSALDGEVTPAGETTVVHTSGVLSIGDAQGQGSITLTTPGTATAVSFTGGPPKPVFKAPDTFMAKLNSQLSTQVFEQKEHAEQKQIEQKIEQHKEEQKQEQGKEKSDKADAKTGEAAGDKGEQKGDEKGKGDDAKKDEAKADDAKKDDAQKDNAKKDDAQKDDVSAKTDDAKSGPDFGEDRPPEKSGDDTKKAPSGGPDFGAGDAPRPDGPGKAAGPDFGDGAPKPPADTGQAKPGAGTNNPAGGPDFGVGPIPGSNSGEPVRLGSALPPGNLPGQPETTAKTFGTTLAPPPSDAAKHLLPSPTNNLPAAGTQPSLVETQNVKLPPHPGSDTLDAQEQGALTIPPAKLLANDQDPRGSSHLKIDPQGFDFSKLLGKIAVGSDGTLTYQPDGRFDHLNPGETATETFSYTVANSHGLVATAPVVVTITGENDAPTVNNTLVTNQNFILGKAFSYVVDAETFSDVDTGDKLTYSANLAGGSALPSWLKFDPATATFSGTAGADATNDVQVQVTATDTSQASVSANLTLQPLAQGVFLDGAVSGLNYQTATQSGLTDSQGNFLYRPNETIKFYVGNFYLGQSAGGSVVTPVDIADAGNSTRVANTLQLLQMADADHDLSNGIQISAATSAVISGLNLNLDTPLTETNFAPLLSQNGGTFITQSQAWSHFGQTLGNLSSEKGGFTGLSISSNTLSAGATAGAAVGTLTAQAPAGATPVVQIIGGADAGLFEVNNGVLQLKAGAVLDFANHPTLEAEFLTTDAKGGIPPRVDALTITLTNPNHAPTLAGHASIPAHTSDLASSGATVGALFVGLFKDADTSDRLAGVAVVNNPATISQGVWQYSVDGGANWTALGAASDGAKAIALSAASQVRFLPAAGYTGLAPELSVRALDSSYKGNWSSTNAIVQVDTTTTGGSTPISTTTIPLGVDLTFYQGAPYPFGVVFDTVANLTANAGGYINAAQRVTVVDTATVAQLATIDALTPGTVVPTSLADTAAHLAGSAGVYVTGAVNVTVSDAASLAQLTAIDAATTGTMTYSTGGIADTATYLAVNAGGYVTGAVDVTVTDTATIAQLAAIDALTTGTMTYSAGGIADTAANLAAHAGGYVTGAIDVTVTDTATIAQLTAIDALTTGTLTYSAGEIVDTAANFVANVGGLVTGTINVTLSDAATIAQLTAIDALTAGTLDYTTGGIIDTAANLATNAGGYVDSSTNVTVSDTQTLAQLAAIDTVTGTVTATHVSDTWAHLTANTGGYVTRFTDVAVTDTATMGQLAALDLAAGVVTATQITDAVGQLFVNAGGYITGNVAVTVTDAATIAQLTAIDALTTGAVTPTTIIDTAANLAGNVGGYVGGGIHCIITDTATSAQLTTIDGLTTGTLTVLNNVDLVGNYSNPSPSLNLLAAAVTINGGGYTLDNPNGSTLNLDDDSFASVPTLSTLSNSGTIHIQRSPGTVTVHGAYLNNAASVLAIGVGGTTSLTGAAIAFASGLTNAGVIALDNHDASTADASLTITAGTLTNSGTLWSLNSGGAVAGVRTITGNVTNSGTIDVDYDLTVAGGTLDTSYGTLDLAAGTTLVANACTIVIGAGTSLIGTGVLRPDSSFDMTDSFAYGNTVTLDLLHSTVTIRGAFSFGLLNGSHLAMDDDIVDENTTISNDGTVEIQRHAGTVTINGTWYNQPPNGSLVIGKGGSGGSADIVFASGFTNYNLIELDNESSSTDEASLTITSGTLTNPGTIWSHDSGGTAAGLRTITGNVTNTGRILVHHNLTINNTGATFDTSSGTIDLSTLSPSPTLTIDSGTTRFGAGTTLLGFGYLVLANAHTLDLTGNYNHQTPAHLDLLHGTVTIQGSGYTFTNAAASILNLDNDHFSAGLTLSNSGTINVLRSSGTLTIDGSSSNNVGAVLAIGIGGTGNAALAVTTSFTNAGTIILDNESSTAGNSTLYANSNGVILTNSGRIWSRDSGGTAAGMHTIYGCIVNSGVIDVDYNLLIGNTGTLATFDTSAGTINLGTGAVLTISGGTTVFGTGTVLNGNGSIHLAGTQTLMLASNYTYSMPSFNLVFYGAVTVTAVSPTTFMIAASGALDMDGDTFATQVGLVNLGFLSFGGTGNHIDGTLTNDGVLYVDGYSYAATEAIFASGFTNAGTLVLDDTAANASAVLLQINSGTLINTGTLQMQNSGAGTASTFHIDGHLSNQGSMYLIGNHSTLMLDHAAVFGTFVNNGTLSILSDSATLKISGLPSTTFTNDVNGLISGIGTIDVSDPDVTFINNGRILPGLTTTGNLTIQGPVTFGNTGTLELFLESSQSFDKLTASSVDLNNASDTVVLHFYNYFVPAHGQTFDIMSASSVSGVFDYYAHALGTDWTFTQAFAGGQYQVTAHKAIDAATSLGNITGIRGFSLQGAAAGDNSGNVVGSAGDFNGDGFSDVLVTSENNDVSASNAGATYVIFGTSAGVTSPQSLTGSGFTAVGVAVNDFSGSSAASAGDVNGDGVDDLIIGAKGADVVNGGTMTDAGAASIIFGQTTWSADPFNLSSLNGGNGFTLTGGAADDFLGHAVHGAGDINGDGYDDIIVGAYKTNTNQGSAYVVFGHGGTFTPTLAVSALDGSNGFTMNGITTSQTGYSVSSAGDVNGDGYDDILVGTSATVNSAVPGKAFLVYGKGSAFDATLNLATMTSTDGVTLVGANNGDSLGLGVDGAGDVNGDGYQDIIVSASNFDLSSDAGAGATYVIFGSASLPGSIAVSSLDGNDGFAMYGMAGSDHAGSSVAGVGDVNGDGFDDVLVGALQADPGAIADAGQAYLIFGAPNVGNGGSLNLSALDGHNGLALNGDHSGDWAGSSVGAGGDFNGDGLNDFMVGATRDAVGANALAGISTLVYGDNFPGKINFKGNTGNNTIVGSGADENLVGGAGNDTLDGGSGNDVLMGGQGDDILFHDSADTRAVVGGSGVDTLYLHGTVPSLNLHTNTAIKGIDIINMNTDAGANNLELNMNDVLKISDHNALIVMGDAADTVTANSLDGWTRAASTTVHVNGQNLSVSSTGLTELGGHTFDVYTAPVNHLGVLLIEDPILPSSGII; from the coding sequence TGCCGGACGCCTCGTTTTTGCTGACCGGAGAGTATACCCGATCCGGCGCCGATCTGATCATCGAGAACGTGGCCGGGGAGAGGGTGGTGATCGAGGGTTATTTCGCCGGGAAAAATCACCCCCTGCTCAAGCTTGCCAACGAGGCCACGGTCACGCCGGATACGGTCGAGGCGCTGCTCCTCAATCCGGTAGCCCCCTACATGGTGGCCGGGCCGACCTTCTGGCCGGGGGGAGAGGCGGAATCTCCTGTCATTGGCCATGTAGACCGGGTGGTCGGGCGGGTTTTCGCCCGGGATCGCAATGGTGAGTCCCGCCTGCTGCAAAAGGGGGATTCCATCCATCTGGGCGATGTCATCGATACGGGCAAGGAGAGTCTGCTGAAACTCCTGCTCAACGACGACACCATGTTTCAACTCGGTGAGAATGCCCGTGGCATCCTGACCCAATATATTTTCGATCCCGGCAGCGCGTCCGGAAAATTTGCCGCCACGGTGTTGCAGGGCATTTTTCGTTATGTCAGCGGCAAATTGGCCCATCTCAGCAAAACAGGCCAGCATACGGTTATCAAGACGCCGGTGGCCACGATCGGCATTCGCGGCTCGGCGCTGGACGGCGAGGTCACTCCAGCCGGGGAGACCACGGTGGTGCATACTTCGGGCGTGCTCTCCATCGGGGATGCCCAAGGCCAGGGGAGTATCACCCTGACCACGCCGGGAACAGCCACAGCCGTGTCATTCACCGGCGGGCCTCCGAAGCCGGTCTTCAAGGCGCCCGACACCTTCATGGCCAAGTTGAACTCCCAACTGTCCACCCAGGTCTTCGAGCAGAAGGAGCATGCCGAGCAGAAACAGATCGAACAAAAAATCGAGCAGCATAAGGAGGAACAGAAGCAGGAGCAGGGCAAAGAGAAATCGGACAAGGCCGATGCCAAGACCGGGGAGGCCGCTGGCGACAAAGGGGAGCAAAAGGGGGACGAAAAAGGCAAAGGGGACGACGCCAAAAAAGACGAGGCCAAAGCGGACGACGCCAAAAAGGATGATGCGCAAAAGGACAACGCCAAAAAGGATGATGCGCAAAAGGACGACGTTTCAGCCAAAACCGACGACGCCAAAAGCGGGCCGGACTTCGGCGAAGATCGCCCCCCGGAAAAATCCGGCGACGACACGAAAAAAGCCCCATCCGGCGGGCCGGACTTCGGCGCCGGCGACGCACCCAGACCGGATGGCCCGGGCAAGGCCGCCGGGCCTGACTTTGGCGACGGCGCCCCCAAACCTCCAGCCGATACCGGTCAGGCCAAGCCGGGCGCCGGAACGAACAATCCTGCCGGTGGGCCGGATTTTGGCGTTGGTCCCATCCCGGGCAGCAACAGCGGAGAACCGGTGCGTTTGGGCAGTGCACTCCCCCCGGGAAATCTTCCGGGACAGCCTGAGACCACCGCCAAAACATTTGGCACAACCCTCGCCCCCCCTCCTTCCGATGCCGCGAAACACCTGCTCCCTTCCCCGACCAACAACCTGCCCGCTGCCGGTACGCAACCCAGCCTTGTCGAGACACAAAACGTCAAACTCCCACCACACCCGGGGAGTGACACCCTCGATGCCCAGGAACAGGGCGCCCTGACCATCCCCCCAGCCAAGCTCCTGGCCAACGACCAGGATCCCCGTGGGTCATCCCACTTGAAGATCGATCCGCAGGGATTTGATTTTTCAAAACTGCTCGGAAAGATCGCTGTCGGATCCGATGGCACGCTGACCTATCAACCTGATGGTCGTTTTGACCATTTGAACCCCGGGGAGACCGCGACCGAAACCTTCAGCTATACGGTTGCCAACAGTCATGGCCTTGTCGCCACAGCCCCTGTCGTCGTGACCATCACCGGAGAGAATGATGCCCCGACGGTCAACAACACGCTTGTCACCAACCAAAATTTCATTCTGGGCAAAGCTTTCAGCTACGTCGTCGATGCCGAAACCTTCAGCGATGTGGACACAGGCGACAAACTCACCTATTCGGCCAACCTGGCAGGGGGAAGCGCCCTGCCCTCTTGGCTCAAATTCGATCCCGCCACCGCCACTTTCAGCGGCACCGCCGGCGCCGATGCGACCAACGATGTTCAGGTTCAGGTCACGGCCACGGACACATCCCAAGCATCGGTCTCGGCCAACTTGACCTTGCAACCCCTGGCACAGGGGGTCTTCCTCGATGGCGCCGTCAGCGGCCTCAATTATCAAACCGCCACCCAGTCAGGCTTGACCGACAGCCAAGGCAACTTTCTCTACCGCCCCAACGAGACCATCAAATTTTACGTGGGAAATTTTTATCTGGGGCAATCGGCGGGCGGCTCCGTGGTCACGCCGGTGGATATCGCCGACGCGGGAAATTCGACGCGGGTAGCCAACACCTTGCAACTCCTGCAAATGGCCGATGCCGATCACGACTTGAGTAATGGCATCCAGATTTCCGCTGCGACCAGCGCCGTCATTTCGGGCTTGAATCTCAACCTGGACACCCCCCTGACCGAGACAAATTTTGCCCCCCTCCTTTCCCAGAATGGTGGAACCTTTATCACCCAATCACAAGCCTGGAGCCATTTCGGTCAAACCCTGGGTAACCTGAGCAGTGAAAAAGGGGGTTTTACCGGACTGTCCATTTCCAGCAACACTCTCTCCGCCGGGGCCACAGCCGGCGCCGCCGTGGGTACGCTCACCGCCCAGGCGCCAGCCGGGGCGACCCCGGTGGTGCAGATCATCGGGGGAGCGGATGCCGGGTTGTTCGAGGTCAACAACGGCGTGCTGCAACTCAAGGCCGGGGCTGTATTGGATTTTGCCAACCACCCCACGCTGGAAGCGGAGTTTCTGACCACGGATGCCAAGGGGGGCATTCCGCCCCGGGTGGACGCCCTGACCATCACCCTGACCAACCCCAATCACGCCCCGACCCTTGCGGGCCACGCCAGCATCCCGGCCCATACCTCTGATCTCGCCAGCTCGGGCGCCACAGTCGGCGCATTGTTCGTTGGGCTCTTCAAGGATGCCGATACAAGTGACCGTCTGGCCGGGGTGGCCGTTGTCAACAATCCGGCGACCATTAGCCAGGGGGTATGGCAATATTCCGTGGATGGCGGGGCCAACTGGACCGCGCTCGGCGCAGCCAGTGACGGTGCCAAGGCCATTGCCCTCTCCGCCGCCAGCCAGGTGCGTTTTCTGCCTGCGGCTGGTTACACAGGTTTGGCGCCGGAGTTGTCCGTCAGGGCGTTGGACAGCTCCTACAAGGGCAATTGGTCATCTACGAACGCCATCGTGCAGGTCGATACCACCACAACGGGTGGATCGACCCCGATCAGCACAACCACCATTCCCTTGGGGGTCGATCTCACATTTTACCAGGGTGCGCCTTATCCGTTTGGGGTCGTTTTCGATACCGTGGCCAACCTGACGGCCAATGCCGGTGGGTACATCAATGCGGCACAACGTGTCACGGTGGTCGATACGGCAACCGTGGCCCAGTTGGCAACCATCGATGCCTTGACGCCGGGAACGGTCGTTCCCACCAGTCTGGCCGATACAGCGGCCCATCTGGCTGGCAGCGCCGGGGTTTATGTGACAGGCGCCGTCAACGTGACGGTGAGTGATGCCGCATCCCTGGCCCAACTGACGGCTATCGATGCCGCCACCACCGGAACCATGACCTACAGCACCGGAGGTATCGCCGACACGGCAACCTACCTGGCAGTCAATGCCGGTGGCTATGTCACTGGCGCCGTCGACGTGACGGTCACCGACACCGCCACCATCGCCCAACTGGCCGCCATCGACGCCCTGACCACCGGAACCATGACCTACAGCGCCGGAGGTATCGCCGACACGGCAGCCAACCTGGCAGCCCATGCCGGTGGCTATGTCACTGGCGCCATCGACGTGACAGTCACCGACACCGCCACCATCGCCCAACTGACCGCCATCGACGCCCTGACCACGGGAACCCTGACCTACAGTGCGGGAGAGATCGTCGATACGGCGGCAAATTTTGTCGCCAATGTCGGTGGCCTGGTGACGGGCACCATCAACGTCACCCTGTCCGATGCCGCCACCATCGCCCAACTGACCGCCATCGACGCCCTGACTGCGGGAACCCTGGATTACACGACGGGTGGCATCATCGATACGGCAGCCAACCTGGCGACCAACGCGGGAGGCTATGTCGACAGCTCCACCAACGTCACGGTCAGCGATACACAGACCTTGGCCCAATTGGCTGCCATCGATACCGTCACGGGAACGGTCACGGCAACCCATGTATCCGACACATGGGCCCATTTGACCGCCAATACAGGCGGATACGTGACCCGTTTCACCGATGTCGCCGTGACCGATACGGCCACCATGGGTCAGTTGGCCGCCCTGGATCTTGCGGCAGGGGTGGTCACCGCCACGCAGATCACCGACGCAGTCGGTCAACTGTTCGTCAATGCGGGTGGCTACATAACCGGCAACGTCGCCGTCACCGTCACCGATGCCGCCACCATCGCCCAACTGACCGCCATCGATGCCCTGACCACAGGCGCCGTCACCCCGACCACCATCATCGACACCGCCGCCAACCTGGCCGGCAACGTGGGCGGATATGTGGGTGGCGGGATCCATTGCATCATCACCGATACGGCGACCAGCGCCCAGTTGACCACCATCGATGGCTTGACCACCGGAACTTTGACCGTCTTGAACAACGTGGATCTGGTGGGCAACTACAGCAACCCCTCCCCCAGCCTGAACCTGCTTGCAGCTGCCGTCACCATCAACGGCGGCGGATATACCCTCGACAACCCCAATGGCTCCACCCTGAACCTGGACGATGACAGTTTTGCCTCCGTTCCGACCCTGAGCACCCTGAGCAACAGTGGCACCATTCATATCCAACGTTCACCTGGTACGGTGACGGTCCATGGCGCCTACCTCAACAATGCCGCCTCCGTCCTGGCCATAGGTGTGGGTGGTACGACCAGTCTGACTGGTGCAGCCATTGCCTTTGCCAGCGGCCTGACCAACGCCGGCGTCATCGCGCTGGACAATCATGACGCCAGCACAGCTGACGCAAGCCTGACCATCACGGCAGGCACCCTGACCAACAGCGGCACCCTCTGGTCATTGAACTCAGGGGGCGCCGTCGCCGGGGTGCGCACCATCACCGGCAACGTCACCAACAGCGGCACCATCGATGTCGATTACGATCTGACCGTCGCCGGCGGCACGCTGGACACATCGTATGGCACGTTGGACCTGGCTGCCGGGACGACGCTTGTCGCCAACGCCTGTACCATCGTGATCGGGGCCGGAACCTCACTCATCGGCACAGGCGTGCTCCGCCCGGACAGCTCCTTCGATATGACAGACAGCTTCGCCTACGGGAACACGGTGACGTTGGATCTGCTGCACAGTACGGTGACCATCCGGGGGGCCTTTTCATTTGGCCTGCTCAACGGCAGCCATCTCGCCATGGATGACGACATCGTGGATGAAAACACCACCATCAGCAATGATGGGACTGTCGAAATCCAACGCCACGCGGGAACGGTCACCATCAACGGAACCTGGTACAATCAACCCCCCAACGGGTCGCTCGTCATTGGCAAAGGCGGCAGTGGCGGCAGTGCCGATATCGTGTTCGCCAGCGGATTTACCAACTATAACCTTATCGAACTGGACAACGAGAGCAGCAGTACCGATGAGGCCTCCCTGACCATCACCAGTGGCACTCTGACCAACCCCGGAACCATCTGGTCGCACGACTCCGGGGGTACGGCGGCGGGGTTGCGCACCATCACCGGCAACGTCACCAACACAGGCCGTATTCTGGTCCATCATAACCTGACCATCAACAACACCGGCGCCACCTTCGATACCAGCAGCGGCACCATCGATCTGTCCACCCTGAGCCCCAGCCCCACGTTGACCATCGACTCCGGCACCACCCGGTTTGGCGCCGGCACCACCCTTTTGGGGTTCGGCTATCTGGTATTGGCGAACGCCCACACCCTGGACCTGACGGGAAATTATAACCATCAAACCCCGGCGCATCTGGACCTGCTCCACGGCACGGTGACCATCCAGGGTTCCGGCTACACCTTCACGAACGCTGCCGCCTCCATCCTGAACCTGGACAACGATCACTTTTCCGCCGGGCTGACCCTGAGCAACAGCGGCACCATCAATGTATTACGTTCTTCCGGTACGCTGACCATCGACGGTTCCTCCAGTAACAACGTCGGCGCCGTGCTGGCCATCGGCATCGGCGGCACCGGCAACGCGGCTCTGGCTGTCACGACCAGCTTCACCAACGCCGGAACCATCATTCTGGATAACGAGAGCAGCACCGCCGGCAACAGCACGCTCTACGCCAACAGCAACGGTGTCATTCTGACCAATTCCGGTCGCATCTGGTCGCGGGATTCCGGTGGCACGGCAGCCGGGATGCATACGATTTATGGCTGCATCGTCAACTCCGGCGTCATCGATGTGGATTATAATCTGCTTATTGGCAATACCGGCACCTTGGCCACTTTTGACACCTCGGCTGGTACCATCAATCTGGGTACGGGCGCCGTTCTGACCATTTCCGGTGGCACCACGGTATTTGGCACCGGCACCGTCCTGAATGGCAATGGCTCGATTCACCTGGCTGGAACCCAGACCTTGATGTTGGCAAGCAACTACACCTACAGCATGCCCTCCTTCAATCTGGTTTTCTATGGTGCGGTGACGGTTACAGCCGTATCGCCCACCACCTTCATGATCGCGGCCAGTGGCGCACTGGACATGGATGGCGACACATTCGCCACCCAAGTCGGGTTGGTCAACCTTGGATTTTTGAGCTTTGGCGGTACCGGCAACCATATCGACGGCACCCTGACAAACGATGGCGTTCTGTACGTCGATGGCTACAGCTATGCAGCGACCGAAGCCATCTTTGCCAGCGGTTTCACCAATGCCGGCACCCTGGTTCTTGACGACACCGCCGCCAATGCCAGCGCGGTCCTGTTACAGATCAATTCGGGCACATTGATCAATACAGGCACCCTCCAGATGCAAAATTCCGGAGCCGGCACCGCAAGCACCTTCCATATCGATGGACATCTCAGCAATCAAGGTAGCATGTACCTGATCGGCAATCACAGCACCTTGATGTTGGATCATGCGGCAGTTTTTGGAACATTTGTCAACAACGGCACCCTGTCGATCCTCTCCGACAGTGCAACGCTCAAGATCTCCGGCCTGCCCAGCACGACATTCACCAATGATGTCAATGGTCTTATTTCCGGAATCGGGACGATCGACGTTTCGGATCCCGATGTGACCTTCATCAACAACGGCAGGATCCTGCCGGGTCTGACCACGACCGGCAACCTGACCATTCAAGGCCCCGTCACTTTTGGCAATACCGGTACGCTCGAACTCTTTTTGGAAAGCAGCCAGAGCTTTGACAAGTTGACGGCCAGCAGCGTCGATCTGAACAACGCCTCCGATACCGTGGTTCTTCATTTCTACAACTACTTTGTGCCTGCGCATGGTCAGACATTCGACATCATGTCAGCTTCTTCCGTTTCCGGAGTATTTGACTATTATGCCCATGCTCTGGGGACGGACTGGACCTTTACCCAGGCTTTTGCAGGCGGCCAGTACCAGGTGACGGCCCACAAGGCCATCGATGCAGCCACGTCGTTGGGCAATATCACCGGAATTCGCGGATTTTCTCTGCAAGGCGCTGCCGCCGGCGACAATTCCGGCAACGTGGTCGGATCGGCTGGAGACTTTAACGGCGACGGTTTTTCCGACGTTCTGGTCACATCCGAAAACAACGACGTTTCGGCCAGCAACGCCGGCGCCACCTACGTGATATTCGGCACGTCAGCGGGCGTCACCTCGCCTCAATCTCTCACAGGCAGTGGTTTTACCGCTGTTGGCGTTGCGGTCAACGACTTTTCCGGAAGCTCGGCGGCCTCTGCCGGCGATGTCAACGGCGACGGCGTGGACGATTTGATCATCGGCGCCAAAGGGGCGGATGTGGTCAATGGCGGAACCATGACGGATGCCGGTGCAGCCTCCATTATTTTTGGTCAAACAACCTGGTCTGCCGACCCTTTCAATCTGTCGAGTCTGAATGGCGGCAACGGCTTTACGTTGACCGGCGGCGCTGCGGACGATTTTCTGGGACATGCGGTTCATGGCGCCGGCGACATCAATGGCGATGGCTACGATGACATCATTGTGGGCGCCTACAAAACCAATACCAACCAAGGCAGCGCTTATGTCGTATTTGGTCATGGCGGCACGTTTACCCCCACTCTCGCAGTCAGTGCCCTGGATGGCAGCAACGGTTTCACCATGAACGGTATCACCACGAGCCAGACAGGATATTCAGTCAGCTCTGCCGGGGATGTGAACGGCGATGGGTATGACGACATCCTGGTTGGCACATCCGCCACCGTCAACTCGGCTGTTCCCGGCAAGGCCTTTCTGGTTTATGGGAAAGGTTCAGCTTTTGACGCCACCCTGAATCTCGCCACCATGACTTCCACCGATGGCGTCACCCTGGTCGGCGCCAACAATGGCGACTCCCTGGGTTTGGGGGTCGATGGCGCCGGAGATGTCAACGGCGATGGTTACCAGGATATCATCGTCAGCGCCAGTAACTTTGACCTCTCCTCCGACGCCGGCGCCGGCGCAACCTATGTGATTTTCGGTTCGGCCTCCCTACCGGGTTCCATCGCCGTCTCCTCCCTGGATGGCAACGATGGATTTGCCATGTATGGCATGGCTGGCTCCGACCATGCCGGATCCTCGGTCGCAGGGGTGGGAGATGTGAATGGCGACGGTTTCGATGACGTTCTGGTCGGCGCCCTTCAAGCCGATCCTGGAGCCATTGCCGATGCCGGTCAGGCCTATCTGATTTTCGGCGCTCCCAATGTTGGCAATGGGGGTTCCCTGAATCTTTCCGCCCTGGATGGCCATAATGGCTTGGCCCTGAACGGGGATCACTCTGGTGATTGGGCGGGAAGTTCCGTGGGCGCGGGCGGTGATTTCAACGGTGATGGCTTGAACGATTTCATGGTCGGCGCCACCAGGGATGCCGTTGGCGCCAACGCCCTTGCCGGGATCAGCACCCTGGTCTATGGAGATAATTTCCCGGGAAAAATCAATTTCAAGGGCAATACCGGCAACAATACCATCGTCGGCTCCGGAGCTGATGAAAACCTGGTCGGCGGCGCCGGCAACGACACCCTGGATGGGGGCAGCGGCAACGATGTCCTGATGGGAGGCCAAGGGGATGACATCCTCTTTCACGACTCCGCGGACACCCGCGCCGTGGTGGGTGGTTCTGGCGTGGACACCTTGTACCTCCATGGCACGGTTCCCTCGCTGAACTTACATACGAACACGGCCATAAAGGGCATCGACATCATCAACATGAACACTGACGCCGGAGCGAACAACCTTGAGCTCAACATGAACGATGTGCTGAAAATCTCCGACCACAACGCGCTGATCGTCATGGGCGATGCCGCCGACACCGTGACGGCCAATTCCCTGGATGGCTGGACCAGGGCAGCGTCCACCACGGTCCACGTCAACGGCCAGAATTTAAGTGTCAGCTCTACCGGGCTGACCGAGTTGGGCGGCCATACGTTTGATGTCTATACCGCTCCGGTCAACCACCTGGGGGTGTTGTTGATCGAGGATCCGATCCTGCCAAGCAGCGGCATCATCTGA